In Zingiber officinale cultivar Zhangliang chromosome 1A, Zo_v1.1, whole genome shotgun sequence, a genomic segment contains:
- the LOC122009247 gene encoding uncharacterized protein LOC122009247: MEKVGDSQPSSSEPVSRTSKEMMKEPPRRLGIGTPEICFEKTKSDLEKLKGGLSLLFIGLPLLFSPSNRAILGMMMIMGYLHTQKYKMELENERGDAINDAIKSIIELDSIKPIIDDEKEKEKEKDDEEDFFANVIDNNDVEIENFSWVGKIPEMSIPEVAARRTEVLYHDEKETDSGNYHNGRDRTIMTMDNIQRKTSRVRALQEITSRVPEVADTKITMERSRNFWQGW, from the exons ATGGAGAAGGTGGGCGATTCTCAGCCGTCTTCGTCAGAGCCCGTTTCGCGAACTAGTAAAGAGATGATGAAGGAG CCGCCGCGGAGACTCGGGATAGGTACTCCAGAAATCTGTTTCGAAAAGACAAAAAGtgacttagaaaagcttaaag GGGGATTATCTCTTTTATTTATTGGATTACCTCTCTTGTTTTCACCATCCAATCGGGCGATATTGGGAATGATGATGATCATGGGTTACCTTCATACTCAGAAATATAAAATGGAGTTAGAAAATGAGAGGGGCGATGCGATCAACGATGCAATCAAGTCAATTATTGAACTTGATTCAATTAAGCCAATTATTGatgatgaaaaagaaaaagaaaaagaaaaagatgatGAAGAAGATTTTTTTGCAAATGTTATTGATAATAATGATGTTGAGATAGAAAACTTTAG CTGGGTAGGAAAGATCCCTGAGATGTCGATTCCCGAAGTTGCTGCTCGACGTACGGAAGTACTCTACCATGATGAAAAAGAAACGGACTCCGGAAATTACCACAATGGCAGAGATAGGACAATAATGACCATGGACAACATTCAGCGTAAAACGTCACGAGTACGGGCATTGCAAGAAATTACGTCACGAGTGCCAGAAGTTGCTGATACCAAAATCACAATGGAGCGCAGTAGAAATTTTTGGCAGGGGTGGTAG